The Pantoea phytobeneficialis genome has a segment encoding these proteins:
- a CDS encoding CidB/LrgB family autolysis modulator, translating into MSDIWWSLPLTLAAYFLARKLAAKINISIINPLLVAMAIVIPILLLTHMPYARYFAGSALLNQLLQPAVVALALPLYEQMHQIRARWKTIISVCFIGSLTAMISGTAIALWLGATPEIAATIMPKSVTTPIAMAVSGSLHGIPAISAICVLIAGVLGAVFGHMLLNLLQVKSKASRGLAIGNASHALGTARAAEIDYQEGAFSSLALVICGIITSLLAPFLYPVLMHWLG; encoded by the coding sequence ATGAGTGACATCTGGTGGTCATTACCCCTCACCCTCGCCGCTTATTTCCTGGCACGCAAGCTGGCCGCGAAAATCAATATCTCCATCATTAATCCGCTGCTGGTGGCGATGGCGATTGTGATTCCAATTTTGTTGCTCACCCATATGCCTTATGCGCGTTACTTCGCGGGCAGTGCGCTGCTGAATCAATTATTACAACCTGCCGTGGTTGCACTGGCCCTGCCGTTGTATGAGCAGATGCATCAAATCCGCGCGCGCTGGAAAACCATTATCAGCGTCTGTTTTATTGGCAGCCTGACCGCCATGATTTCCGGCACCGCCATTGCGTTATGGCTGGGAGCGACCCCGGAGATCGCCGCCACCATTATGCCGAAATCCGTCACCACGCCGATCGCGATGGCCGTGTCCGGCTCGCTGCATGGTATTCCCGCCATCAGCGCCATCTGCGTGCTGATTGCTGGGGTGCTGGGTGCCGTGTTCGGTCATATGCTGCTGAATCTGTTACAGGTAAAAAGCAAAGCATCGCGGGGACTAGCCATTGGCAATGCTTCGCATGCGTTGGGTACTGCGCGAGCGGCGGAAATTGATTATCAGGAAGGGGCATTCAGTTCTCTGGCGTTGGTGATTTGCGGCATTATTACGTCGTTACTGGCACCGTTTCTCTACCCGGTCCTGATGCACTGGCTGGGATGA
- the sanA gene encoding outer membrane permeability protein SanA yields the protein MIKRIFIGLLFIILLMMATALGLDRWISWKTAPYIYENVASLPHRQVGVVLGTAKYYRTGVINQYYLYRIQGALNAYNSGKVNYLLLSGDNALQSYNEPMTMRRDLIKAGVDPADIVLDYAGFRTLDSIVRTRKVFDTNDFIIITQRFHCERALFIALHLGIQAQCYAVPSPKNMLTVRFREVGARLGALADLYLMKREPRFLGPLVPIPALHEVPEDAQSYPAVTPEQLLELEQKLKK from the coding sequence ATGATTAAACGCATTTTCATTGGTCTGCTTTTCATCATCTTACTGATGATGGCGACCGCGCTTGGCCTCGATCGCTGGATTAGCTGGAAAACGGCTCCTTACATCTATGAAAACGTTGCCTCGCTGCCGCATCGGCAGGTCGGCGTGGTGTTAGGCACTGCCAAGTATTATCGTACCGGCGTTATCAACCAGTATTACCTGTATCGCATTCAGGGCGCACTCAACGCCTACAACAGTGGCAAAGTGAATTACCTGCTGCTGAGTGGTGACAATGCGCTGCAAAGCTACAACGAGCCGATGACCATGCGGCGCGATTTGATCAAAGCAGGTGTCGATCCAGCGGATATCGTGCTCGATTATGCTGGATTTCGTACGCTGGACTCGATAGTGCGCACCCGCAAGGTTTTCGACACCAACGATTTCATCATCATTACCCAGCGTTTCCACTGCGAGCGTGCATTGTTTATCGCCTTACATTTAGGGATCCAGGCGCAGTGCTATGCCGTGCCTTCGCCAAAAAATATGCTGACAGTGCGTTTCCGCGAGGTGGGTGCTCGCCTGGGTGCGCTGGCGGATCTTTATCTGATGAAACGTGAACCGCGATTTTTAGGGCCGCTGGTGCCAATCCCGGCACTGCATGAAGTGCCGGAGGATGCACAGAGTTATCCGGCAGTCACACCGGAACAGTTGCTGGAACTGGAACAGAAGCTGAAGAAATAA
- a CDS encoding CidA/LrgA family protein: protein MPTVLSVCWRYLRAFVIIYAALYAGIGIAALLPITIPGSIIGMLLLFALLALQILPVDWVKPGCHLMIRYMALLFVPISVGVMGYTDILTAQFGPIVVSCLVSTFLVLVVVSLSAERMQRPKVRKESNDE from the coding sequence ATGCCCACCGTGCTGTCTGTCTGCTGGCGCTATTTACGTGCCTTTGTCATTATTTACGCTGCTCTTTATGCCGGAATCGGCATTGCCGCCCTTCTCCCGATCACCATTCCCGGTAGCATCATCGGTATGTTGCTGTTGTTTGCCTTGCTGGCACTGCAAATTCTGCCGGTTGATTGGGTCAAGCCTGGCTGCCACTTGATGATCCGCTACATGGCGTTGCTGTTTGTGCCGATCAGTGTTGGCGTGATGGGCTATACCGACATCCTTACCGCCCAATTCGGTCCGATTGTGGTTTCCTGCCTGGTCAGTACTTTCCTGGTGTTGGTGGTGGTGAGCCTGAGCGCTGAACGGATGCAACGGCCAAAAGTGAGGAAGGAATCGAACGATGAGTGA
- the ahpC gene encoding alkyl hydroperoxide reductase subunit C has translation MSIINTKIKPFKNAAFKNGEFIDVTEKDVEGKWSVFFFYPADFTFVCPTELGDVADHHEEFQKLGVDIYSVSTDTHFTHKAWHGSSETIAKIKYAMIGDPTGALTRNFEIMREAEGLADRGTFIVDPEGIIQAIEITAEGIGRDASDLLRKVKAAQYVASHPGEVCPAKWQEGDATLAPSLDLVGKI, from the coding sequence ATGTCTATCATTAACACCAAAATTAAACCGTTCAAAAACGCAGCATTCAAAAACGGCGAATTTATCGACGTAACCGAGAAAGACGTTGAGGGTAAATGGAGTGTTTTCTTCTTCTACCCAGCTGACTTTACCTTCGTTTGCCCGACCGAACTGGGCGACGTGGCTGATCATCACGAAGAATTCCAGAAACTGGGCGTAGATATCTACTCTGTTTCTACCGACACCCACTTTACCCACAAAGCCTGGCACGGTTCTTCTGAAACCATCGCGAAAATCAAATACGCGATGATCGGTGACCCGACTGGTGCGCTGACCCGTAACTTCGAAATCATGCGTGAAGCAGAAGGTCTGGCAGATCGTGGTACCTTCATCGTTGACCCGGAAGGCATCATCCAGGCTATCGAAATCACCGCAGAAGGCATTGGCCGTGACGCATCTGACCTGCTGCGTAAAGTGAAAGCGGCTCAGTATGTTGCTTCTCACCCAGGTGAAGTTTGCCCGGCTAAATGGCAGGAAGGCGACGCAACTCTGGCTCCGTCACTGGACCTGGTTGGCAAAATCTAA
- the apbC gene encoding iron-sulfur cluster carrier protein ApbC — translation MTSLSREQYSPEALRAVVMGVLSGFEHPTLQHNLTTLKALRHVALLDGKLHLELVMPFAWASAFEELKAQTSGELLRLTQSDAIDWRLRHDIATLKRVKNHPGATGVKNIIAVSSGKGGVGKSSTAVNMALALAAEGARVGILDADIYGPSIPNMLGTENQRPTSPDGTHMAPIMAHGLATNSIGYLVTDDNAMVWRGPMASKALMQLLNETLWPDLDYLVLDMPPGTGDIQLTLAQNVPVTGALVVTTPQDIALIDARKGIVMFEKVNVPVLGVVENMSIHICSECGHHEPIFGTGGAQKLAQDYNTRLLAQLPLHINLREDLDDGEPTVIRRPDSEFTALYRQLAGRVAAQLYWQGEVIPGDIAFRAV, via the coding sequence ATGACTTCACTATCCCGGGAACAATATTCACCCGAGGCCCTACGTGCCGTGGTGATGGGCGTGCTGAGTGGCTTTGAACACCCGACACTGCAACACAATCTGACCACCCTGAAAGCGTTGCGCCATGTGGCGTTACTGGATGGCAAACTGCATCTTGAACTGGTGATGCCTTTCGCCTGGGCCAGTGCGTTTGAAGAGTTGAAAGCACAGACCAGTGGCGAGCTGCTGCGACTGACGCAGAGCGATGCCATTGACTGGCGGCTACGGCACGATATCGCCACGCTGAAGCGGGTGAAAAATCATCCCGGAGCCACCGGAGTGAAAAATATCATCGCCGTGAGTTCAGGCAAGGGCGGCGTCGGTAAATCGAGTACCGCGGTGAATATGGCGCTGGCATTGGCGGCGGAAGGCGCGCGCGTCGGCATCCTTGATGCGGATATTTACGGTCCGTCGATCCCGAATATGCTCGGCACCGAAAACCAACGACCGACCTCGCCAGATGGCACCCATATGGCACCGATTATGGCGCACGGGCTGGCAACTAACTCGATTGGTTATCTGGTGACGGATGACAACGCGATGGTGTGGCGTGGCCCTATGGCCAGCAAGGCACTGATGCAGTTGCTGAATGAAACCTTGTGGCCGGATCTGGATTATCTGGTGCTGGATATGCCGCCCGGCACTGGCGATATCCAGCTGACGCTGGCACAGAATGTGCCCGTCACGGGTGCGCTGGTGGTCACTACGCCCCAGGACATTGCGTTAATTGATGCACGCAAAGGGATTGTGATGTTCGAGAAGGTCAACGTGCCGGTACTTGGCGTGGTGGAGAACATGAGCATTCATATCTGTAGCGAATGCGGTCATCATGAGCCGATCTTTGGCACTGGCGGGGCACAAAAGCTGGCGCAGGATTACAACACCCGTCTGCTGGCTCAGTTGCCTTTGCATATTAACTTGCGTGAGGATCTGGATGATGGCGAGCCGACGGTGATCCGCCGTCCCGATAGCGAGTTTACCGCGTTGTATCGCCAACTGGCGGGACGTGTCGCCGCGCAGCTTTACTGGCAGGGGGAAGTAATCCCCGGCGATATCGCCTTCCGCGCGGTTTAA
- the mglC gene encoding galactose/methyl galactoside ABC transporter permease MglC → MKATTKKNALTWLKEGGIYVVLLVLLAIIIFQDPTFLSLMNLSNILTQSSVRIIIALGVAGLIVTQGTDLSAGRQVGLAAVVAATLLQAMDNANKVFPHLDTVPIPLVILTVCVIGGIIGLVNGVIIAYLKVTPFITTLGTMIIVYGINSLYYDFVGASPIAGFDAGFSKFAQGFFRFGDFKLSYITFYAIIAIVFVWILWNKTRFGKNIFAIGGNPEAAKVSGVNVPLNLILVYALSGVFYAFGGMLEAGRIGSATNNLGFMYELDAIAACVVGGVSFAGGVGTVAGVVTGVIIFTVINYGLTYIGVNPYWQYIIKGGIIIFAVALDSLKYARKK, encoded by the coding sequence TTGGTACTGCTGGCTATTATTATTTTCCAGGATCCGACATTTTTAAGTTTAATGAACCTGAGTAATATTCTGACCCAGTCATCAGTGCGTATTATTATCGCACTCGGTGTCGCCGGGTTGATTGTCACCCAGGGTACTGACTTGTCGGCAGGTCGTCAGGTTGGCCTGGCGGCGGTGGTGGCAGCAACGCTGTTGCAGGCGATGGATAACGCTAACAAGGTGTTCCCGCATCTTGATACCGTGCCGATTCCGCTGGTGATCCTCACCGTGTGCGTGATTGGCGGTATCATCGGCCTGGTTAACGGTGTCATCATTGCTTACCTGAAAGTGACCCCGTTCATCACCACCCTTGGCACCATGATCATCGTTTACGGTATTAACTCGCTGTATTACGACTTTGTCGGTGCATCGCCGATTGCTGGTTTTGATGCGGGCTTCTCGAAGTTTGCTCAGGGCTTCTTCCGCTTTGGCGATTTCAAACTGTCATACATCACCTTCTACGCCATCATCGCTATCGTGTTCGTGTGGATTCTGTGGAACAAAACGCGTTTCGGTAAAAACATCTTCGCTATCGGTGGTAACCCGGAAGCGGCGAAAGTCTCTGGCGTAAACGTCCCGTTGAACCTGATTCTGGTGTATGCGTTGTCGGGGGTGTTCTATGCCTTCGGTGGGATGCTGGAAGCGGGGCGTATCGGTAGTGCTACCAACAACCTCGGCTTTATGTATGAACTGGATGCGATCGCGGCCTGTGTGGTCGGCGGCGTCTCCTTCGCCGGTGGTGTTGGTACGGTAGCGGGTGTGGTGACCGGTGTGATCATCTTCACCGTTATTAACTACGGTCTGACCTATATCGGTGTTAACCCTTACTGGCAGTACATCATCAAGGGCGGCATCATTATCTTCGCCGTGGCGTTGGATTCACTGAAATACGCACGCAAGAAATAA
- the metG gene encoding methionine--tRNA ligase: protein MTQVAKKILVTCALPYANGSIHLGHMLEHIQADIWVRYQRMRGNQVYFICADDAHGTPIMLKAQQLGIAPEQMIAEMKQEHETDFAGFDISYDNYHSTHGDENRQLSELIYRRLKENGFIKNRTISQLFDPEKGMFLPDRFVKGTCPKCKSPDQYGDNCEVCGATYSPTELIEPKSVVSGATPVMRDSEHFFFDLPSFSEMLQAWTRSGALQEQVANKMQEWFESGLQQWDISRDAPYFGFEIPDAPGKYFYVWLDAPIGYMGSFKNLCDKRGNIDFDEFWKQDSTTELYHFIGKDIVYFHSLFWPAMLEGSQYRKPTNLFVHGYVTVNGAKMSKSRGTFIKASTWLQHLDADSLRYYYAAKLSSRIDDIDLNLEDFVQRVNADIVNKVVNLASRNAGFLTKRFGGKLSAELADPALYQTFIDASEKIGEAWASREYNRAIREIMALADLANRYVDEQAPWVVAKQEGRDADLQAICSMGINLFRVLMTWLKPVLPSLSARAEAFLQSELSWDAIQQPLLDHNVAPFKALYGRIEMAKVDALVEASKEDAAAANKPAVTGPLADAPIGDAITIDDFAKVDMRVALIEKAELVEGSDKLLRLELDLGGEKRQIFSGIRAAYPDPSVLVGKMTIIVANLAPRKMRFGISEGMVLSAGPGGKDLFVLSVDSGAQPGMPVK from the coding sequence ATGACTCAAGTCGCTAAAAAAATTCTGGTAACGTGCGCGCTGCCATACGCGAACGGTTCAATCCATCTCGGCCACATGCTCGAGCATATCCAGGCAGACATTTGGGTGCGTTACCAGCGAATGCGTGGCAATCAGGTTTACTTCATCTGCGCTGATGATGCGCACGGCACACCGATCATGCTGAAAGCCCAGCAGCTCGGTATCGCGCCTGAGCAGATGATTGCTGAGATGAAGCAGGAACACGAGACAGATTTCGCCGGCTTCGACATCAGCTATGACAACTATCACTCGACGCACGGCGATGAGAACCGCCAGCTGTCGGAGCTGATTTATCGCCGTCTGAAAGAGAACGGCTTTATTAAAAATCGCACCATTTCTCAACTGTTCGACCCGGAAAAAGGCATGTTCCTGCCTGACCGTTTCGTCAAAGGTACCTGCCCGAAATGTAAATCGCCGGATCAGTATGGTGACAACTGTGAAGTCTGTGGCGCGACCTACAGCCCGACGGAATTGATCGAGCCAAAATCCGTCGTCTCTGGTGCGACACCGGTGATGCGTGATTCCGAACACTTCTTCTTCGACCTGCCGTCTTTCAGTGAAATGCTTCAGGCATGGACCCGTTCTGGCGCGTTGCAGGAGCAAGTGGCGAACAAGATGCAGGAGTGGTTCGAGTCTGGCCTGCAACAGTGGGACATCTCGCGTGATGCCCCGTATTTCGGCTTCGAAATCCCTGATGCTCCGGGCAAATATTTCTACGTATGGCTTGATGCGCCTATCGGCTATATGGGTTCCTTTAAGAACCTGTGCGACAAACGCGGCAATATCGATTTTGACGAATTCTGGAAACAAGATTCCACTACCGAGCTGTATCACTTTATTGGCAAAGATATCGTTTATTTCCACAGCCTGTTCTGGCCAGCGATGCTGGAAGGCAGCCAATACCGTAAGCCGACTAACCTGTTTGTACACGGCTATGTGACGGTAAACGGCGCGAAGATGTCGAAATCACGCGGCACCTTCATCAAGGCCAGCACCTGGTTGCAGCACCTGGATGCCGACAGCCTGCGTTACTACTACGCGGCGAAGCTCTCTTCACGCATTGATGATATCGATCTGAATCTGGAAGACTTCGTCCAGCGCGTCAACGCAGACATCGTCAACAAAGTGGTGAACCTGGCGTCACGTAACGCGGGCTTCCTGACCAAACGCTTTGGCGGCAAACTGTCGGCTGAGCTGGCGGACCCTGCGTTGTATCAGACCTTTATCGATGCTTCTGAGAAGATCGGCGAAGCCTGGGCCAGCCGTGAATATAACCGCGCAATCCGTGAAATCATGGCGCTGGCGGATCTCGCCAACCGTTATGTGGATGAGCAGGCACCGTGGGTGGTAGCGAAACAGGAAGGCCGTGACGCTGACCTGCAAGCCATCTGTTCAATGGGTATCAACCTGTTCCGCGTACTGATGACCTGGCTGAAGCCGGTACTGCCGTCGCTCAGCGCGCGTGCAGAAGCCTTCCTGCAAAGCGAATTGAGCTGGGATGCCATTCAGCAACCGCTGTTGGATCACAACGTGGCACCGTTCAAAGCGCTGTATGGCCGCATTGAGATGGCTAAAGTCGACGCCCTGGTTGAAGCATCAAAAGAAGATGCTGCCGCGGCCAACAAACCGGCTGTTACCGGACCTTTGGCTGACGCGCCGATTGGCGATGCCATCACCATTGATGATTTCGCTAAAGTCGATATGCGCGTGGCGCTGATCGAGAAGGCTGAGCTGGTGGAGGGTTCGGATAAATTGCTGCGTCTGGAGCTGGATCTTGGCGGCGAAAAACGTCAGATCTTCTCGGGTATCCGTGCTGCCTATCCGGATCCGTCCGTGTTGGTCGGCAAGATGACCATCATCGTTGCCAACCTGGCACCGCGTAAGATGCGTTTTGGTATCTCGGAAGGCATGGTGCTGTCAGCCGGACCGGGTGGAAAAGACCTGTTTGTATTGTCGGTGGATAGCGGCGCGCAACCGGGGATGCCGGTAAAATAA
- a CDS encoding GNAT family N-acetyltransferase, with protein sequence MQIRFFQEADRPFLRTLFLAARRSNWTWLKGDDWQLEDFDRVILGETVLVAEVDGHRAGFAGVLDNDNFLHSLYVDPAFQGQGVGSALLKAVQARFTGTGALKCLLLNVPAQRFYLQHGWQKVAQGESDQGKYLLMHYPLATRTSGT encoded by the coding sequence GTGCAAATCCGATTTTTTCAGGAAGCTGATCGCCCTTTTCTGCGCACGTTGTTCCTCGCCGCACGCCGTTCCAACTGGACCTGGCTTAAGGGGGATGACTGGCAGTTGGAAGATTTTGACCGGGTGATCCTCGGTGAGACGGTGCTGGTGGCCGAGGTGGACGGACATCGCGCCGGGTTTGCCGGGGTGCTGGATAATGATAATTTCCTGCATAGCCTGTATGTTGACCCGGCTTTTCAGGGCCAGGGCGTTGGCAGTGCATTGCTGAAAGCCGTGCAGGCACGTTTTACCGGCACCGGCGCGTTAAAATGTTTGCTGCTGAATGTGCCGGCGCAACGCTTTTATCTGCAACATGGCTGGCAAAAGGTGGCGCAAGGTGAAAGCGATCAGGGGAAATATCTGTTGATGCACTATCCGCTGGCGACACGCACCAGCGGAACCTGA
- the cdd gene encoding cytidine deaminase — protein sequence MHPRFTSAFSALPLRLQQALQPLLDAADFHGVLHANEVTQLQQATGLDADALALALLPLAASCAIAPVSNFNVGAIARGISGNWYFGANMEFRNAPLQQTVHAEQSAITHAWLRGETRLETITVNYTPCGHCRQFMNELNSGTAIRVSLPGRAIRTLGDYLPDAFGPADLNIAERLLTPVDHGFALQGDTLQQAAIEAANQSHAPYSQSYSGVALRSRSGQIFTGRYAENAAFNPSLPPLQAALILMNMHNEALDGIQQAVLAECQTATLSQRDATRATLAALGCHAFATETLSAIAVK from the coding sequence ATGCATCCAAGATTCACTTCCGCTTTCTCTGCCCTGCCGCTCAGACTGCAACAGGCGCTGCAACCCTTGCTGGACGCGGCCGATTTTCATGGCGTGCTGCATGCCAATGAAGTGACACAGCTACAGCAGGCTACCGGTCTGGATGCAGATGCCCTCGCTCTCGCGCTGTTGCCATTGGCGGCATCCTGCGCGATTGCCCCGGTGTCGAACTTTAACGTGGGCGCGATCGCGCGCGGCATCAGTGGCAACTGGTATTTTGGTGCCAATATGGAGTTCCGCAACGCCCCATTGCAGCAGACAGTACATGCTGAGCAAAGCGCTATCACCCATGCCTGGCTGCGTGGTGAAACCCGGCTGGAAACCATCACCGTCAACTACACACCTTGCGGGCACTGCCGCCAGTTTATGAATGAACTGAACAGTGGCACCGCAATTCGCGTCAGCCTGCCGGGACGGGCAATCCGCACCCTTGGCGATTATCTGCCCGATGCCTTTGGCCCGGCAGATTTGAATATTGCCGAACGTTTGCTCACCCCGGTTGATCATGGTTTTGCTTTGCAGGGCGATACACTGCAACAGGCAGCCATCGAAGCCGCCAATCAAAGCCATGCACCCTACAGTCAGAGCTACAGCGGCGTGGCGCTACGCAGTCGCAGTGGGCAGATTTTTACCGGACGCTACGCCGAAAATGCCGCGTTTAATCCCAGCCTGCCACCGCTACAGGCAGCATTGATTCTGATGAATATGCATAACGAAGCCCTGGATGGCATTCAGCAGGCGGTACTGGCGGAGTGTCAGACGGCAACCCTCAGCCAGCGAGATGCCACGCGTGCGACACTTGCGGCGCTGGGTTGTCATGCGTTTGCAACAGAAACCTTGTCAGCCATTGCAGTTAAGTGA
- a CDS encoding endonuclease domain-containing protein: MKRAILLRRELRKNMTEAELRLWRFLRDRNLCGVKFRRQYAIGRYIVDFACIERLLVIELDGGQHAEQSTLHYDEVRTAYLHRCGWRVIRFWNNQVFCELDAVVEEIYRQLNWSPSP; encoded by the coding sequence ATGAAAAGAGCGATTCTGCTGCGACGTGAGCTTCGCAAGAATATGACTGAGGCGGAACTTCGGTTATGGCGTTTTTTGCGTGACCGGAATTTATGCGGGGTAAAATTCCGTCGGCAATACGCAATCGGACGTTACATTGTCGACTTTGCCTGTATCGAGCGTTTACTGGTTATCGAGCTTGATGGTGGTCAGCACGCTGAACAATCGACGTTGCACTACGATGAAGTCAGGACAGCCTATTTGCATCGTTGCGGATGGCGGGTGATTCGCTTCTGGAATAATCAGGTGTTTTGCGAATTAGATGCGGTGGTGGAGGAGATTTATCGGCAACTTAATTGGTCACCCTCACCCTAA
- a CDS encoding NAD-dependent malic enzyme: MELEYESKRPLYIPYAGPILLEFPLLNKGSAFSLEERNEFNLNGLLPEAVETIEEQAERAWRQFQDFKNNNDKHVYLRNIQDTNETLFYRLLDNHLEEMMPIIYTPTVGAACEHFSEIYRRARGVFISYNNRDRIEDMLQNATKQNVKVIVVTDGERILGLGDLGIGGMGIPIGKLSLYTACGGISPAYTLPVVLDVGTNNQQLLNDPLYMGWRHPRISGEEYEAFVNDFIQAVKRRWPKVLLQFEDFAQKNAMPLLERYRDEICCFNDDIQGTAAVTVGTLIAASRAAGSRLCEQKVVFLGAGSAGCGIAEQIIAQMKSEGLSDDEARSRVLMVDRFGLLTDKLPNLLDFQSRLVQKSDNLKGWDITSDSISLLDVVRNAKPDILIGVSGQPGLFTEEIIREMNKHCKRPIVMPLSNPTSRVEATPADIIAWTDGAALVATGSPFAPVNWKGKTYPIAQCNNSYIFPGIGLGVIAAGASRVTDSMLMTASRALADCSPLVNDGEGPVLPEIKDIQGVSKVIAMEVGKAAQLAGVAVVTSEDVLSQAVNNNFWLPQYRHYRRTSI; the protein is encoded by the coding sequence ATGGAACTCGAGTACGAAAGTAAACGTCCGCTGTATATTCCTTACGCGGGTCCGATCCTGCTGGAATTTCCGCTGTTGAACAAAGGCAGCGCCTTCTCTCTCGAAGAACGTAATGAATTCAATCTTAATGGCCTGCTGCCCGAAGCGGTTGAAACCATTGAAGAACAGGCAGAGCGTGCCTGGCGTCAATTCCAGGATTTTAAGAACAATAACGACAAGCACGTCTATCTGCGTAATATCCAGGACACCAACGAAACCCTGTTCTACCGACTGCTGGACAATCATCTGGAAGAGATGATGCCGATCATCTACACCCCGACGGTCGGTGCCGCCTGTGAACACTTCTCCGAGATTTATCGTCGCGCACGCGGCGTGTTTATTTCCTATAACAATCGCGACCGCATCGAAGACATGCTGCAAAACGCCACCAAACAGAACGTGAAGGTAATTGTGGTCACGGATGGTGAACGTATTCTCGGCCTCGGTGACCTCGGCATCGGCGGCATGGGGATCCCGATTGGTAAACTTTCGCTGTATACCGCCTGTGGTGGCATCAGTCCGGCGTATACCCTGCCGGTAGTGCTGGATGTAGGTACCAATAACCAGCAATTGCTGAATGACCCGCTGTACATGGGCTGGCGTCATCCGCGTATTTCTGGCGAAGAGTACGAAGCCTTCGTTAATGATTTTATCCAGGCCGTTAAACGCCGCTGGCCGAAAGTTCTGCTGCAATTTGAAGACTTCGCCCAGAAAAACGCCATGCCGCTGCTGGAACGTTATCGTGATGAAATCTGCTGCTTCAACGATGATATTCAGGGCACCGCCGCGGTGACCGTGGGTACGTTGATCGCCGCCAGCCGTGCCGCAGGCAGCCGCCTGTGCGAACAAAAAGTGGTGTTCCTGGGTGCCGGTTCTGCTGGCTGTGGTATCGCCGAACAAATTATCGCGCAAATGAAGTCGGAAGGTCTGAGCGATGATGAAGCACGCTCTCGTGTCCTGATGGTGGATCGCTTTGGTCTGCTGACCGACAAATTGCCAAATCTGCTCGATTTCCAGAGCCGTCTGGTGCAGAAGAGCGACAATCTGAAGGGCTGGGATATCACCAGTGATTCGATCTCTCTGTTGGATGTGGTACGCAACGCCAAACCGGATATCCTGATTGGTGTTTCCGGACAGCCAGGTCTGTTCACCGAAGAGATCATTCGTGAGATGAACAAGCACTGCAAACGCCCGATTGTGATGCCGTTGTCCAATCCAACCTCGCGCGTTGAAGCAACTCCGGCAGATATTATCGCCTGGACCGACGGAGCCGCACTGGTGGCAACTGGCAGTCCGTTTGCACCGGTGAACTGGAAAGGTAAAACTTATCCGATTGCCCAGTGCAACAACTCCTATATCTTCCCCGGTATCGGTCTGGGTGTGATTGCCGCTGGTGCTTCGCGCGTCACCGATTCGATGCTGATGACCGCCAGCCGCGCTTTGGCTGATTGTTCACCGCTGGTGAATGATGGTGAAGGTCCGGTGCTGCCGGAGATCAAGGATATCCAGGGCGTATCGAAAGTGATTGCGATGGAAGTGGGCAAAGCCGCGCAGCTGGCAGGTGTCGCGGTGGTGACCTCAGAAGATGTCCTGTCACAAGCCGTCAACAATAACTTCTGGCTGCCGCAGTACCGTCACTATCGTCGTACTTCAATCTGA